From the genome of Eublepharis macularius isolate TG4126 chromosome 12, MPM_Emac_v1.0, whole genome shotgun sequence, one region includes:
- the LOC129338998 gene encoding olfactory receptor 4D1-like, whose amino-acid sequence MAMNTTVTEFILLGFSQSSRMQTFLFFIFLTIYIITWLGNLTIVITVIFMPQFHTPMYFLLANLAVIDISDSTVTAVKMLWDLISHTNSISYNWCIAQIFFFHLTGGAVVFFLVVMAVDRYIAIYKPLQYLLIMHQGVCVGLVTGAWLGGFAHSIVQVALILQLPFCGPNTLDNFYCDVPQLIKLACADTYITELLMVSNSGLLLTLIFCVLLVSYSVILVKIRMHVTEGKHKALSTCAAQIIVMSLNFVPGMFIYDRPFQVFPADKIASIFYTLITPMLNPMIFTLRNRDMKDSIQKFIRKMMSFTIKKSK is encoded by the coding sequence ATGGCAATGAATACGACAGTAACAGAATTTATTCTCTTGGGCTTCTCTCAGAGTTCACGGATGCAGACCTTCCTCTTCTTCATCTTTCTCACTATTTATATCATCACCTGGCTTGGGAATCTGACAATTGTCATCACTGTAATTTTCATGCCTCAGTTTCACACCCCCATGTACTTCCTTTTGGCCAACCTGGCTGTCATAGACATCAGCGATTCCACAGTGACTGCAGTCAAAATGCTGTGGGATCTCATCTCTCATACAAATTCAATCTCCTACAACTGGTGTATTgcccaaattttctttttccatttgACTGGAGGTGCTGTGGTCTTTTTCCTAGTAGTAATGGCTGTTGACAGATACATAGCAATCTATAAACCACTGCAATATTTGCTTATTATGCATCAAGGAGTTTGTGTAGGATTGGTGACAGGAGCTTGGCTGGGTGGTTTTGCACACTCCATTGTTCAAGTAGCATTAATACTTCAGCTACCCTTTTGTGGGCCAAATACATTGGACAATTTCTACTGTGATGTCCCACAACTAATCAAACTAGCTTGTGCAGATACATATATTACAGAGCTGCTGATGGTTTCGAACAGTGGCTTGCTCCTCACACTAATTTTCTGTGTCTTACTTGTATCATACAGTGTCATTTTGGTAAAGATCAGAATGCATGTCACAGAAGGAAAGCACAAAGCCCTGTCTACATGTGCTGCACAAATCATAGTCATGAGTTTAAATTTTGTTCCAGGAATGTTCATTTATGACCGCCCTTTCCAGGTATTTCCAGCAGACAAGATAGCCTCCATCTTCTACACTCTTATCACTCCAATGTTAAACCCCATGATCTTTACTCTAAGAAACAGAGACATGAAAGATTCTATTCAAAAATTTATTAGAAAGATGATGTCATTCacaattaaaaaatcaaaataa
- the LOC129339330 gene encoding olfactory receptor 4D1-like, whose amino-acid sequence MSRDNLTTKVTHFVLLGITQNPQWNIILFLIFLAIYITAWLGNLIIIFTVIFMHQLHTPMYFLLASLAATDISDATVTALRLLASFLSDHNTISYNWCVTQIFFFHFTAGAADGLLVLMAVDRYIAIFKPLEYFLIMNREVCIGLIAGILLGGFVHSIVQIGILVQLPFCGPNILDSYYCDVPQLVKLACTDTYIIELLMVSNSGVLLIIIFPSLLVSYSIILMKIRTHVAEGKNKAISTCTAQIVVLSLNFGPAIYMYNRPFKVFPGDKFVSVMYTLVTPMLNPMIFTLRNTEMKNAIRKLKGKILPSNSVFKEKDFH is encoded by the coding sequence ATGTCTCGGGACAACCTGACAACAAAAGTGACACACTTTGTTCTGTTAGGTATCACACAGAACCCACAATGGAACATCATCCTGTTCTTGATTTTTCTTGCAATCTACATAACAGCATGGCTTGGGAATCTGATCATTATCTTCACAGTGATTTTCATGCATCAGCTCCACACGCCTATGTATTTCCTGCTGGCTAGCCTTGCTGCCACCGACATTAGCGACGCCACAGTCACTGCTCTCAGGCTGCTGGCAAGCTTTCTCTCAGACCACAATACCATCTCCTATAATTGGTGTGTCACTCAGATCTTCTTTTTCCATTTCACTGCAGGTGCTGCAGATGGTTTGCTAGTTTTGATGGCTGTTGATCGGTACATAGCTATTTTCAAACCACTGGAGTATTTCCTTATCATGAATCGAGAGGTTTGTATAGGTTTGATAGCAGGAATTTTATTGGGTGGTTTTGTTCACTCCATTGTCCAGATTGGAATTCTTGTTCAGTTGCCCTTCTGTGGACCAAACATATTGGACAGTTACTACTGTGATGTCCCACAACTTGTCAAACTGGCTTGTACTGACACATACATCATAGAACTACTGATGGTTTCAAACAGTGGAGTACTCCTCATCATAATTTTCCCTTCTCTACTTGTATCATATTCTATTATCTTGATGAAGATTAGGACTCATGTTGCAGAGGGCAAGAACAAAGCCATTTCTACCTGTACAGCACAGATTGTGGTTCTCAGCCTCAATTTTGGACCTGCAATATACATGTATAACCGACCTTTCAAAGTATTCCCAGGAGACAAATTTGTTTCAGTCATGTATACGCTCGTCACCCCTATGCTGAACCCAATGATCTTCACTCTAAGaaatacagaaatgaaaaatGCTATTAGGAAACTCAAAGGGAAAATTCTGCCTTCGAATTCTGTCTTCAAGGAAAAAGATTTTCATTAG
- the LOC129339331 gene encoding olfactory receptor 4D1-like, whose translation MAQENMTIKVTEFVLIGLSQNPKWNFILFLIFLTIYVTTWLGNLTIIFTVIFMHQLHTPMYFLLANLAALDISDSTVTALKLLAGLLPHPNTISYSWCIVQVFFFHLTGASVDFLLTVMAVDRYIAIYKPLQYLIIMNQRVCISLVAGAWLGGFIHSIVQIGILIKLPFCGPNVLDNFYCDIPQIIKLACTDTYITELLMVSNSGLIVAAMFFVLLVSYSVILVKIRTHVTEGKHKALSTCTAHIVVLSLNFGPAIFIYDRPFKVFPGDKIFQVMYTLITPMLNPMIFTLRNTEMKNAIRKLQKNIMSSRSRIFSGEKLFVPCLQ comes from the coding sequence ATGGCCCAGGAAAACATGACCATAAAAGTCACAGAATTCGTTTTAATTGGACTTTCACAGAATCCAAAATGGAATTTTATCCTCTTCCTGATTTTTCTCACAATCTATGTAACAACGTGGCTTGGTAATCTCACTATTATCTTCACAGTGATCTTCATGCATCAGCTCCACACACCTATGTACTTCCTGTTGGCCAACCTTGCTGCCTTAGACATCAGTGATTCCACAGTCACTGCTTTGAAGCTGCTGGCGGGCCTCCTACCACATCCCAATACCATCTCCTACAGCTGGTGCATTGTTCAGGTTTTCTTTTTCCACTTGACTGGTGCTTCTGTGGATTTCTTGCTCACAGTCATGGCTGTTGATCGGTACATAGCTATCTACAAGCCACTGCAGTACTTAATTATTATGAACCAACGAGTTTGTATAAGTTTGGTAGCAGGTGCTTGGTTGGGTGGCTTTATCCACTCCATTGTCCAGATTGGGATTCTCATTAAGCTGCCCTTCTGTGGACCCAACGTACTGGACAATTTCTATTGTGACATTCCCCAAATCATCAAGCTGGCTTGTACTGACACATATATTACTGAGCTGCTGATGGTTTCTAATAGCGGACTAATAGTTGCAGCTATGTTCTTTGTCTTACTGGTATCATATTCTGTCATTTTGGTTAAGATCAGAACCCACGTCACAGAAGGAAAGCACAAAGCTCTTTCTACTTGTACAGCACATATTGTGGTACTGAGCTTAAATTTTGGACCTGCAATATTCATTTATGACCGTCCTTTCAAGGTATTTCCAGGAGATAAGATATTTCAAGTAATGTATACTCTCATCACCCCAATGCTGAATCCAATGATATTTACTCTGAGaaatacagaaatgaaaaatGCTATTAGGAAACTCCAAAAGAATATAATGTCTTCAAGAAGCAGAATCTTTAGTGGGGAAAAACTCTTTGTCCCCTGTCttcaatga
- the LOC129339332 gene encoding olfactory receptor 4D1-like: MENNTQVTEFVLLGLSQNRKVQYVLFFCFLTIYSTTWLGNLTIILTVIFIPQLHIPMYFLLANLAVIDISESSVTSLKLLWDLLSNSHIISYNWCIAQIFFIHFTGGTVVFLLIAMAVDRYIAIYKPLRYLLIMNHSVCIGLVAGAWLGGFAHSIVQIGILVQLPFCGPNILDNFYCDIPQLIKLACTNTYTVELLMVSNSGLLLTLIFFILLVSYTVILVKIRTHVTEGKHKAFSTCAAQIMVMSLNFVPGMFIYDRPFKVFPGDKIVSVLYTLLTPMLNSMIFTLRNTEMKNNVRKLIRKSLLSKRTEPS, from the coding sequence ATGGAGAACAACACCCAAGTGACAGAGTTTGTGCTCCTAGGCCTCTCTCAGAATCGCAAAGTACAATATGTTCTCTTCTTCTGTTTCCTCACCATCTACAGCACAACCTGGCTTGGAAACCTCACCATTATCCTCACTGTGATCTTCATACCCCAGCTCCACATACCCATGTACTTTCTGTTGGCGAATCTTGCTGTGATAGACATTAGCGAATCATCAGTTACATCGCTCAAGTTGCTGTGGGACCTCCTTTCCAATTCCCATATTATCTCCTATAACTGGTGCATTGCCCAGATCTTTTTTATCCATTTCACTGGCGGCACAGTGGTCTTCCTACTAATAGCAATGGCTGTCGATCGGTACATAGCTATCTACAAACCATTAAGATATTTACTTATAATGAACCATAGTGTTTGTATAGGTTTAGTAGCAGGTGCTTGGTTAGGTGGCTTTGCTCACTCTATTGTCCAGATAGGGATTCTTGTTCAGTTACCCTTCTGTGGACCCAACATTCTCGATAATTTCTACTGTGACATCCCTCAGCTTATCAAGTTGGCATGTACCAACACATATACAGTAGAGCTGCTGATGGTTTCGAATAGTGGGCTGCTCCTAACATTAATCTTTTTCATCTTACTTGTATCGTACACTGTTATCTTGGTGAAAATTAGAACACACGTCACAGAAGGGAAGCACAAAGCCTTTTCTACCTGTGCAGCACAAATTATGGTCATGAGTTTAAATTTTGTTCCAGGAATGTTCATTTATGACCGGCCTTTCAAAGTATTTCCAGGTGACAAGATAGTCTCAGTCCTCTATACTCTACTGACCCCAATGCTGAACTCAATGATCTTCACTCTGCGCAACACGGAAATGAAAAATAATGTTAGGAAGCTAATAAGAAAAAGTCTGCTTTCCAAA